From one Vicinamibacterales bacterium genomic stretch:
- a CDS encoding carboxypeptidase regulatory-like domain-containing protein, which translates to MNPLRALAAAGSFALLLVVVSASDGWAQNAQIIGSVKDQSGGIVPGATVTAKNQESGLTRVNVSNEKGEFRLPALPPGIYSLTVELSGFNTESRPDILLTIEQTAVVVFTLKPATVAETVTVTGEAPIIDTSRSDVATAVSNKQIQDLPVASRRWIDLAMLVPGTSQDNIRGFFYRGNANIGGGTREYSNMSMVDGVNNTWAEMGEPRQNFAMDSIREFKVSTSNYKAEYGLATGGVMTVVSKSGTNTLHGSGLLFLRDASLTAIEYFQELQNKPKPDYRRYQYGATIGGPIVKDKTHFFFAVEATKEKQFFTVFAGGLWPQYEGTYPSDQNRWTYTAKVDHQLNLSQSIFVRVAQENEYRPIITSGGRTHPTASFDFAVPRQSAVVGHTWVINDRMLNDARFQYAYSKYEVSAPYSHGSLQPGDFGTNRTGLCSTVYSYPSIIVGGCGNSQMGPERRWEIKDDFSILKTGWGGTHQWKLGFDISYIPFEADNLGVPLGQYNFPKDKPYDPNDKTTWPIQYTESLPRYANVPTKHFALYVQDDWEARAGLTLNLGIRYDRQIGSFNENLPHLQDLVAQRIPGAGYPAGTDWFNTWYKDSQNRGDANNFGPRIGFAWDPTSKGRLNVHAGYGVFYDNVRTLMNMDEIWWPQTQQIVISNPTFGNPFGGKPRSSYLQTPNMWVMDPGFKNAYAHQVNSGFTYLLTRNMALSADMLLTYRKGDLVDPTRPDLNLPDPVTKVRPYPQFARVSQLRSGQDNEYKALLLKLDKRLSRRYQYMVSYTLAKATDIMPRNTQGDYYGFQEITSASAADRRHRLVVSGIVQLPYGVQASAIADFRSKLPFNPASSLDINKDGYSGDNPPGVAFRSGCGSLDLNAINTFRASRSLAPVSDGDIACPSFMNVDARVSKIFTFGKTSRIELIAQLFNVFNRANFATPASNPGAADVPGKPPTFGSVNAILANINAPSRQAEFAIRFQF; encoded by the coding sequence ATGAATCCGCTACGCGCCCTGGCCGCTGCAGGCTCCTTCGCGCTACTCCTCGTTGTCGTGTCGGCTTCCGATGGATGGGCCCAGAACGCCCAGATCATCGGGAGCGTCAAGGACCAGTCCGGAGGGATCGTCCCCGGCGCCACCGTTACCGCGAAGAACCAGGAGTCCGGGCTCACGCGGGTCAATGTCAGCAATGAGAAGGGCGAGTTCCGCCTGCCCGCCCTGCCGCCGGGGATCTACAGCCTGACCGTGGAGCTGTCGGGGTTCAACACCGAGAGCCGGCCCGACATCCTGCTGACGATCGAGCAGACGGCCGTGGTCGTCTTCACGCTCAAGCCGGCGACCGTGGCCGAGACCGTGACCGTGACCGGCGAGGCGCCGATCATCGACACGAGCCGTTCCGACGTGGCCACGGCGGTGTCCAACAAGCAAATCCAGGACCTGCCGGTCGCCTCACGCCGGTGGATCGACCTCGCGATGCTCGTTCCCGGAACGTCGCAGGACAACATCCGGGGATTCTTCTACCGCGGGAACGCGAATATCGGCGGCGGTACCCGCGAGTACTCGAACATGTCGATGGTGGACGGCGTCAACAACACCTGGGCGGAGATGGGCGAGCCGCGCCAGAACTTTGCGATGGACTCCATTCGCGAGTTCAAGGTCTCGACGTCGAACTACAAGGCCGAGTACGGGCTGGCCACCGGCGGCGTCATGACGGTCGTCTCGAAGTCCGGGACCAACACCCTGCACGGATCGGGGCTCCTGTTCCTGCGCGATGCGTCACTGACCGCGATCGAGTATTTCCAGGAACTGCAGAACAAGCCGAAACCCGACTACCGGCGCTATCAGTACGGGGCCACGATCGGCGGCCCGATCGTCAAGGACAAGACCCATTTCTTCTTTGCGGTCGAGGCGACCAAGGAGAAGCAGTTCTTCACGGTGTTCGCCGGCGGGCTCTGGCCGCAGTACGAAGGGACCTACCCGAGCGACCAGAACCGGTGGACGTACACGGCCAAGGTCGATCATCAACTGAATTTGAGCCAGTCCATCTTCGTGCGGGTGGCGCAGGAGAACGAGTATCGACCGATCATCACGAGCGGCGGGCGCACCCACCCGACCGCCTCGTTCGATTTCGCCGTGCCCCGCCAATCTGCGGTCGTTGGCCATACCTGGGTCATCAACGACCGGATGCTGAACGACGCCCGCTTCCAGTATGCCTACAGCAAGTACGAGGTGTCGGCGCCGTACAGCCACGGGTCGCTCCAGCCGGGTGACTTCGGGACGAACCGGACGGGGCTGTGCTCGACGGTCTACAGCTACCCATCGATCATCGTGGGTGGCTGCGGCAACAGCCAGATGGGGCCGGAGCGCCGATGGGAGATCAAGGACGACTTCTCGATCCTGAAGACGGGCTGGGGCGGAACGCACCAGTGGAAGCTCGGGTTCGACATCAGCTACATCCCGTTCGAGGCCGACAACCTGGGCGTTCCCCTCGGCCAGTACAACTTCCCGAAGGACAAGCCCTACGATCCGAACGACAAGACCACGTGGCCCATCCAGTACACGGAGAGCCTGCCCCGATACGCAAACGTGCCCACCAAGCACTTCGCGCTCTACGTGCAGGACGACTGGGAGGCCCGCGCAGGTCTGACGCTCAACCTCGGGATCCGCTACGACCGGCAGATCGGCTCGTTCAACGAGAACCTGCCGCACCTGCAGGACCTGGTCGCCCAGCGGATTCCCGGGGCCGGATACCCGGCCGGGACCGACTGGTTCAACACCTGGTACAAGGACTCGCAGAATCGAGGCGACGCGAACAACTTCGGCCCGCGGATTGGGTTCGCCTGGGACCCGACATCGAAGGGACGGCTCAACGTCCACGCGGGGTACGGGGTCTTCTACGACAACGTTCGGACCCTGATGAACATGGACGAGATCTGGTGGCCGCAAACCCAGCAGATCGTCATCAGCAATCCGACGTTCGGCAACCCGTTCGGTGGCAAGCCGCGGTCGTCCTACCTCCAGACGCCGAACATGTGGGTGATGGATCCGGGCTTCAAGAACGCGTACGCGCACCAGGTCAATTCGGGCTTCACGTACCTGCTGACACGCAACATGGCACTGAGCGCCGACATGCTGCTGACCTACCGCAAAGGAGACCTGGTCGATCCCACACGCCCGGATCTCAACCTGCCCGACCCGGTCACCAAGGTGCGTCCGTATCCGCAGTTCGCCCGGGTCTCCCAGTTGAGATCGGGACAGGACAATGAGTACAAGGCCCTGCTGCTGAAGCTCGATAAGCGGCTGAGCCGGCGGTATCAGTACATGGTGTCGTACACCCTCGCCAAGGCGACGGACATCATGCCGCGCAACACGCAGGGCGACTACTACGGGTTCCAGGAGATCACCAGCGCCTCGGCGGCCGATCGTCGCCACCGCCTCGTGGTGAGCGGTATCGTGCAACTGCCGTACGGCGTCCAGGCGTCCGCGATTGCCGACTTCCGCTCGAAGCTGCCGTTCAACCCGGCCTCGTCGCTCGACATCAACAAGGACGGCTACTCGGGCGACAACCCGCCCGGCGTCGCGTTCCGCAGCGGCTGCGGTTCGCTCGACCTCAACGCGATCAACACGTTCCGGGCCTCGCGGAGCCTGGCGCCGGTCTCCGATGGAGACA